From the genome of Carettochelys insculpta isolate YL-2023 chromosome 23, ASM3395843v1, whole genome shotgun sequence:
agggcccctcccagacacagttgcactaaacaacacaagatacacagagctgacaactggttgcagaccctgtgcctgcagcatagatccccagctgccgcagaagcagccagaagccctgggctaagggctgctgcccacagtgaccatagagccccgcaggggctggagagagagcatctctcaaccccccagctgatggccgccatggaggacccagcaatttcgacgttgcgggacgcggatcgtctacactgtccctacttcgacgttgaacgtcgaagtagggcgctattcctatctcctcatgaggttagcggcttcgacgtctcgccgcctaacgtcgaagttaacttcaaaatagcgcccgacgcgtgtagacgtgacgggcgctatttcgaagttggtgccgctacttcgaagtagcgtgcacgtgtagacgcagccctggagagcagtggagatggaagtggccatacCCGGCGGGTAACCATGTAGCTTTgcgggatacatacaggacacttctggaggctaataaatttgattttaagacatggggcttccacactggcccttttttcaaaattttaaatttgaacttgatgctacacccagccattTTCAACGATCCTATGTGAATATTAGTGCTGTGTAAttggagctaatggtatttacagtgacgTTTTATTATTGAGctagctgccttaaattcaaatctatctcatagtgtagacatagcctgagcttTTCCTTACCTCTCTGGAGCCATGCcttcactggggtgggggtgtcctggGCCTGATTTGACTATGTTTCAGCTAGAAATTATCACCCACGTAGCTCCTGGGGGGGCGAAAATCTTGTGTCTTGCTGTGCTGTGGATGTGAACCAAGCCAAGTGCAGCAGCTGAGCAAAGGTCACGGGGGAAGGGCTAGCCAAAGAGGGAGGGATAGCATGGTTCCTTCGAGGGGACAGGAGAACTCTTGAAGCCAAGAAACTCATCTCCACTTTGCAAGCTGAACTTCCCAGGCCCCAGGAGGTACCAGGACCTGAAGAGCTAGCTCAGCCCCTACTGCAGCAGGGACAACTTGGTCAGGGATGGGTCAGAAATATAGAGTGCCAAAAATGAACCTTTTTCAAGAGGCTCCATTTCTTCTCTCTGTTCTCTGGGCCCCCTCCTCTCACCtttggcagcagggcagagggaggctgtCCGGCAGCAGTAAGGCTGGGCTTTCTGGAGGTGGCAGGAGTGGCCTTGAGAAGTTGAGCCGCTTAAAATGTGCCTTGCAGAAAGTTCCAAATGGTTGGTAAAATCAACGGTCAGAACTAGACTTTTCCCACCCACCTAAGCTGGAAGACTTTCCCGCCATCGCCTGTCTCGCTGGCGCCCAAGGTGGAGAGTAACTGCCCCCCCGCCTCGGTCCACTGCCTTGTTATAATCCCAGTTACACAGTTGGGCTGTATTTCAACTTTGAATGTTACTTGCTTCTCctgcctgctcctggctcctgttCTGCCTTTGCGCGCCCGAAAAGCCCCCTGCTGTCAGAAATCTCCCCGTCCGAACAGTTATGGGTCAAAGCCAGGACAGGTGGAACTTCTTTAGTGTCTAATGGACCTGCTGTGCTGGTGGCAGCCATGCTGTGTCCAGTCCATGACGTTCCCTGGGCTGATGCTCGACTTGCCCCAAGAGTACTGGGGCTTAGGAAGTCCGTTCGCCGCTTCCTGCCATTTGTGGAGTTGGGGTCCAGGTGCACAGTCACCGAGCAGCTGTTTCTTACCCCTGCAGGTGCCAAGCTAGATGATTTTGCTGATTTCACCTCGTTCGGTCtggccacagctctgctgctgcaggctcacgGGCTCCTGGACGGCTTGCTGGCTATCGTCTACGTGCTCGCGGTCTTTGCTCGCTTGTGCTTCTTCTCAAGTGGTGAGTGCGTGTTTCCAGGGCGTGGTCATGGCCAGCAATAACAGAGCTCAGGTGGGGCATTATGTGGTGAAAGTCAGTTCCCTCCAAGACAGAGCTGATTCAAGGATCATAAGACGTGAaggtaggaagagacctcaggaggccgtcgagttcagccccctgctcagagcaggaccagccctaactaaatcatcccattcaTTGCTCTGTCAAACCCGGCCTTAAAAACCTTCCCCACTCTTGGGGCTGGTTTATGTTTTGCCTCTCACTCCCCCCAGGCTGTGAAACAGACATGCAGCACTTGGAAAGCACATGCAGGATAAGCAGGTGTCCCTGTGTCCGCTACTGGGGCCCTAACTTTAGGTTTCCTGATAGCTCAtgggtagggttaccatatgtgaCCTTTCGAAGcagaggacacctctgagagaGAGTGTGTCTGTGTCAGTACCCACCAACTCACCTAGCATGAATGTGCTATTTGTACTGTAATCCTGTAATGCACCGTGAGCTGGTACGTACTGGCTCTGATACACTCCTCTCTCTCATAAGGTAACCCTGCTCGCGGGCGTAGAAATGTTTTCATTATTCGTTTTTCTTTCCCACTCCGTTGAAAACAGTAGGGTTGGGATTTAGCCCTTTTCCTGCAGGCTGGAAATATTGGCTCCCAGGCTTTGGCCAGTGCTGTGGAGATTTTGGAGATCAGTGAATGCTGCTGAGGAGTGGGCTTAGCTCTCCATTAATGGCTACGTTCCTCGAGGATCTAGCAGTTGAGGTAGCAGGAGATGGAACCTCAAGAGAAGACAACAGGGCTTTGTGCCAACGGGCCTAATGCTTTGAAGCTCCTAGCTGGGGCGCGGTCTGGCGGCCTTTGCAGCAAAGTGTAACATATGCGCCTCTGAGCTAGTCTGTTATAGAGCCATAGGCTCAAAGGCCATAAGGGGCCGATGTGAGCATCTGCTCAgacctcctgcatagcacaggcTGGAGACCTGCCCCAAAATAACCCTAGAGCAGAGTTAGAAGGACATCCAGGCTTGATTTTacaattgtcagtgatggagaagccaccactaCCCTCAGGAACTTATCCCCGTGGCTAGCTCCCCTCAGCATCAAATATGTACATCTTCTTTCTGCTCTGAACAGGTCTAACTTTAACTCCCAGCCATGGAACTGCGTTCGACCTTTTGCTGCTAGATGGAAGAGCCCAGTCAAGTCAAGTCATCCCTTAACCAGACGCTTAGTGAAGGAATGCTGAGGGCTGTGTTGATTGCGGTCCATAGGCACCTACATGGGCAGCAAAAGGATTAATACAGTTCAATGTctgaagctgaagctagacaaattcagactggaaataaggccaAGATTTCAAATAGCAAGAGGCATTCGTGCTGGCAGCCGGCTCCCTTCACCCCAGGAACAGCTTCAttccccccctccgccccgctAGCAGGCTCCCTTCATCCCAAGGGTTATACTGGGTTCCCCATCACCATCGATTTTAAAATCAGGATgggatgttttttctaaaagactTGCCCTGGGGATTATTTTGAGGATGTTCTGTGGCCTGAGCTGTacaagaagtcagactagatgacccctCTGGAAACAGGCCCACCTGGTTTTAGCCCGTGTAGTGTgtgctgtttgtttggtttgtttgtttgtttctgaattaAACTGTGTAGTGCCAAGTCCCGTGCTTTCCTGACATCCTAAGTAAAATACGTTAGCTCTAGCATAAATTTGGTTGATAAAGATAACCTCCATCAAAACGGTATCAAGTTGGGCTGACAGGAGACACTTTCCATAAGCCCATATTGATTTGCATCAATCATATCTCCTTTTAATTCTTTATCCGTAGGGTCCCATGTCAGCCACCCTGTTATCCTCCCTGGGTCAAGGTTGGGCTGACAGGCCTGTGACTACCTGAGCcaacttgtttgtttttcaatctGGCCCAGCGTTGGCTGTCCTAGTGCTCCAAGACTCAGTGAGATTCAGCATTTCCCTTTCCAATAACTGGAGGAaagcaagagagaaagagagcctGGTGGGAAACACAGGTAGCCGCAGTTGTTTGAGGGGAAGACAGAGGAAAGACCTATGTGGGTTGTAACGAGAGGTGGCCATGTgagacaaagcaaagcagcagaatgtagtgctttaaagacgaacaaaaagattttttcagtgacgagctttcatgggacagcttAGGTTGCAATCCATGTTTGATCGGATCCCTTTGCCTCAGCACTGAGCTACTGCAGTGACTGATGTAGTCGGAACTCCTGGACAGCCTGGTCTACTGTCTAGCCCTTGATGTTTTCCCCCATAGGCAAAGAAAAATGCACAGCTTGAATGGGGACATGTGTGTGGTTTTTAAGTGCTCATTTTTCCCTGTCTCAGATTAAACAGCTGAAGAACTGTTCAGATTTTGACTAATAGGCCCATGTCCCTTtctggggctgcaccaagcaGTCCCTTTTATTTCCCTGACTCCTCTGGCTTATGCCTCTTAGCTTTGTggcaaatgtaaaagaaaaagtcACCCATTGTTTCCTCTTCCTTGTAGGAATCCCTTTCATGTACCGAGGCCTACCCTGTCCGTATGCGTCTTCCCTCCTGACTGGCACATACCTCTTGACCGGAGGCAACCTTGTGCTTCTCCGGATAGTAGCCATTGTAATGATCCTGTTCATGGTTGACCAAGGCTTCTATCCCCATGACAAAGTACTGGAGTCCCAGCTCTGGAAAAAGATGGTCTACGCAGGGGGTAAGTTTTAAGAGAAACCAGCATAAAACCTTGGCTCTGAGTTGTTTCTGATAATACACACAAAGGGTGAGCCACTCTGCAGACCATAGGAAGGCTGAGTGCTCTCATTTCTCTGACTTCATCcttcagcctggctggtgggaaGGGTCATTTCCTGGGAGCTGTATGCAAATATACAGTTGGGTATTTTACTGTAAACCTAAAATCTATATCTGGTGTATACGTTCTTCAACGTGCATCTGACCACAGCGGGTCCCTGTTTAAGAGAAGCCAAAATAATACCCTGCGGCACGTCCACAGTGCCTGCCCTCAGAGACATGAACGCACGCTGCTGAAGTTTTTTAGGGCTGGGCAAATGGGCAGAGGCACTGATGTCACATGTGTTAGGTCACGTAGTGGCCAGGGCCAGACTAGGAATAGAACCAGTTTCTTGACTCTGTTGCCGTGATCAGGCTCTTAGGACCTGTTCCCTCCGATCTGCCCTAAACATTTTGGAGTCATATCAAGCGTCACACAAGCTCCTATCAATGGTCCAACTTGCTTGGTTTCCTTTCCTTGGGAAAGGCCAGTTCCAGATGTTTCGGAGGAAGGTGTAAAATAAGAGCAGCTCCTACTGGACAATTGCAGTTTTCATTCGCAGACACTTGTTGCACTGTAATTTTGTTAGCTTTCTTTTTAAAGTACTTTTCCATCAAGCAAGGCCGGTAAGAAGGGAATGAGAGAGCAAATTCAGTCTTTGAACTGTGCTGCATTCTTACTTCAAGTCAATGCTCCTGTAAATCTCCACCTGCAGTGTTAATTCTGGGGTTTTACCAACCACAGGTAACAGACTGtggcttgttttgttttagagACCCCCAAAACGGAGCCACAAAAGCAGCCGGAGAATTATGTAGTCACTTACAGACACAGCAAGGAgatgcagcagcacagcagttgtgtgtgtgtaaatgagatcagagaACTAGGTCACTGGGCTGGCAACTGCGCACAGGCAATATAACCAGAGGCAGTTTTAGTGTTAAATTTTTTGGCATAGCTGTATGCAGCACAGCAGAGAATCTGAGATGGGAACGGCATTACATCTGCTGCTGGCAATAGTGTTCCCCATGTTTAGCCTCACAAACCTTAGCACCCCACTGTGACGTCTATAGGGTGTTGCTTCAGCATAGAAGAGTAACTCTGGCAGCTTGTACGTCCCTGGGTTATATAGGTCTCTTTTAAGAGCATGGAGCACACCATACATGGTTGGCATAGCCCCTTTTGCTACAGAGTTCTATGCTGTGAACGGTGCAAGAGAAGAACCGATCAGACTAAACAACCTGTGCTTGGTATTCTTTTGAAGGATTTCTTTCCAGCAGCGAACAGAAGGCTCTGTCAGACTCACACCTGTTAGGAAATGTTTCAGTGACAGAAAGGCAGGGATTTGGGAGGGGCGTGAATTCATATGTACATGTGTTGCACCTGTCAGTTGTAGCTGACCTTCTTTTCTTTGCTACTTCCCTGTTGCAGGTATCCTGATGGTTTTGTTCTCTTCCTATTCATTAGTGTCTCTCTATTATCTCGTTTGGTCTGCTACTTACATCTTCTTCCCAGTCGCCTTGTGGAGCAGCAAAGTTTAACTGCACGTTTGGTACTGTGGAGAGGGTGACAGCTTCATGGTTCACCGTGATAACCTGCCAAAGGCAACGTCTGTGGCTTAAATGAAGACTTATCCCGTGTTAACGTACATGAGTTGCCTAATCCTTACTAAAGTTTTCACCACTGCAATCATCCATACTTGCAATTAACAACGACAGGATGTGTTGTCATTTCACATGATCCTTTCAAACTGAAGCGGTAGGAAGTACCTGTGTTAACGCAGCTGCTGCAGTTCCCTTGCCTGTTTCAGTGTTCAGGTAGTGCCTACTACCTGACACCACGTCAGAACTCCTGGGAAGTTAAACACCTGTTAACTGGAAAATTTCATTTAAACTCTCCCAGCTGCCTGAAGGCTTGATGCTGACGTGAGTGTACATATTCCTTTCGAAAAGACACTGTTTGGGTTTAAGATGAGAAATTCACTTTTAGATTTTTATTATGCTTAAAATCATAAATTTACCAAGTTATTTTCTTCTCCTCGAGACATAGTGCAGGAAACACCCAAGATGGGGGTTCCGCTAAGGACCTCGTGGCCCCAAGCTCAGCTACGGCTCTGGAAGGGTTCCAGGAAGGCTAAGATCAGTGTCAGAAGCACTGAGATGCTGATTTGGAAACAGTGCTTAACGTCCTGACCCCATGGTACTGAAACTTTTAACCCACGGCCCTAAGCACAACCTTGCAGGGAGACTGGGGGAGCAAATAGGGTCTACAGATTTTTAATCCAATTTCAACGCACCTTTACTGAGTTATATTTGAACTTCACCTTGTTTCGTGTGTGTCTCATTAGGTTCGTTTCTATGCACAGTATTGGCTGTTTACAAACATGACAACAAAAGGCTAAAGGATCCACCCTTAGTATCTTGTGTTGAAGTAGGCTGTGGGCattatgaaatgctgtggtgGCCCAGAGGTTGGGCTCCCCTGTTCTAACCCAATGAAAAGGCATAAAAATAGAGTAGGTTTATTTAAGTGTGTGCATTTGTAAGGTCCaggagagcagcagggatggcTTTTTCATAATGGATCACAGAGAGCAACTTGAAATTGCTCGCAGACTTTTTGAGCAACAGCGTTTGCATTTGCATGAgagatgaaaacataccacaccCCTTTCTAGAGgtggcagccctggctgtggtAGGGCACAGCTAGGAAATGTATGCTTAGAAGAGCCAGTGGCTAACGGAACGTAAGCACGTGGCTGACATTGAACCACCTGGTCCTGTGGTTTCTTCAGATATTATAGCTGGTAGGGCTCTTATCCTGCTCCAAGGGCCTGCTTCTCATTAGAGTTAGGCTGAGAAAGTAGAGATGCACCAAAAATGTAGAGTAGTGCACAGTGGTGAATTTCCTATTTTCTGTAATTATGACATTTGAGATCTGGGTATTGTAAATAGTAATGTCCAACTTTCACATAGATATAATCAAACTAGGGGAGGTCATCTTGTACATGAAACATATGTAACCATCAAACCAAAATCCCACTGCAAGAGACGTAACCATTTCAGAGAATCCTTtgcagaagaaaggaaggaaggaagattatGACTCTTTCCCTACAAGGTACCTGCCTTTGAGAGGGAAAAAATGTCTTGCAGACCAAGGGGTCAGGAATAACCTGTGAAATATTTGTGATGCGGGTGTAACTGCACTGAAGTATGTGGAGTTGCACCAGGACTGATCTTGGCCCAGGTGCAGCTTTATTGCCTTTACTGGAGTTGTACCAACTGAGGCAGGAATTTGGCCCACCATCTTAACTTCACTGGTGAAAGGACTTTACCGAACAGTGGTCCCCTTGCCAATGTGAAAACCTCTCCTTAACTATAACTTAGATCATACCTGTGGGATACAAGTCTGAGGCTCAAAACTTCACTCCAGATGAAGTGCCCAGGGGAGTGACCCAACAGTTATGGGCCTCTGTGAATTCAGGCATATTCCAAAGCCTATTTGGCTCAGCCAGGCACCTCTGTGATAAGCCAACAACTACTGCAAAACAGAAAAACGAGTTTTGGAAACCCTTGACACCTGATTCAGTCTCTTTGCTTTGGTGTCAGTTTGCAGTAAGGCCACTGAAGTCAGACTAACATCTGGGTAAAACTAGTGTGAAACCAAGTTTAGGCTCTTCCAAGTCAAGTTATGGCCTCAACTTAACAAATTAGGCTCAGAGTATCATGCCAATCAAGAAAAATTAACCATTAGATTAGGTTTTACCATTGGCGTTCTCCTAAGTAATGAACCAGTCTGAAAGTGCATTTGAAAAGAAAATCGGCAAACTCCCCAAAGGAAGAACTTTCTCCTTTAATTTTCTGACAAATGCGTGTTCTGTAAAGGGAGGTTTCCTCTCTTGAGCTGTCTGGGAATGGAGAAAGAAGTCATGTAAGCACCTAGCTTCTCCCACCGACCTTCTCTAGGGCTGTGAAACGAACCTGACCTTCAGAGCATTCCCACTGAGGCGGAGACTAATGAGACCTGCTGTAGCATGTCTTGTGCTTTGAAATGCCCACTCTCTAGGCCTGGTCCTGCAAGGCACTGGGTGCCGCCTGGAGATGCAGCTGACTTTACTGGGAACTGAAGACGCTCAGCATTTCACAGTCTGCTACTTTGTGCTCAAGGCTCAGTGACAGATGAGTCACTTGCATGGCCCAGGATGGTTGGTAGAGCAGGCCTTGCATTCGCCAGTGGTATACAGCAGTTATCACAAGGGGTCCTTTGTCAAAGCAGAGGAGCACTTGACTGTTTTCAAGCCCTTGGGTCCCTAATTCTGAGTGCATCAGCATCCTGAGAAGTGTCTAAGCTCAGTCCTGTGTCTAGCAAGGGGATGGAGAGCCAGGCTGAACAGTGACTTCCCAGCCGTGTTCAGAAGTGCCTTGTTGGAGCCCTAGCCTGGAGCCCTTGTCCCCCTACACTGTGGATACTCACAGcccctggaggagggggtgcCTGACCAAGCATAGCCACTGTGGCTGATCTGAGTGGTAGTGGCACTGATGCAACTTTTGCAGCCAGAAGGATGGCTCCATAAGGACGGcctcagccccccgccctctAGAGAGGAGCCAGGTAAGAGTGGCTCTGAACCAGCAGTATGGTACACATCCCAAACTGGAAAACCACTAACTAGACTTCGCCATCACTCCAAGAGCAGCTCTTCCCGCAGGTTATTTAAGCATTGCACCTTATCTGGTTTGTTGCCGTCTTTTGCTTGCACATTTGTTGGCACAGCTAATGGGTTGGAGAGCGAGCAAAGCTCCAAGCAAGAAGCAACATGGCAGCGCAGTCGTTGCTGTGGTTTGCAAGACTGCTGCCAGGCTGTCCCGGCCTGGAGATTGAAACGTGAACAACACTTAATTGGCAGAGGTATCACAAATGTACATAGTAATTTATTATAAGGCAGTAATTGTGGTGTGGGTTTTTATTGTTGTTGAAGTCCAGAATACATTGTAAAGAGAATTACATCCAGTCGCACTCAAAGATTGTGGGGCCAGAACTCTCTCATTTCACTTCTGTTGATCAAATCTTTGGGGGAGAAGAAATCATCTGTACCAGCTCTTTTAAAATGGGACCTAAAGTCTTGATGTCCAGaagttttatatttattttttactgaTTGTGCTAGAGAAATATATTTTCCCTCCTGTATTTGCTTGATCTAGGGAAAGAGCACAGGAATGGAAAATTGTACTTGAAATTGAAGTTCAATCTCTGGAAATAAaaacttttgggaaaaaaaattcagtgctGTGGTTTGTGTGTaaatgtgtgttactgaaaggcAAAGAAGTTGGAGAATGACAGCATGCAAGGAGTACGACGCTGCTCAAAAGGGCATTGACTAAAGGGCTTTCCCGGCCTGGGAGGATGTTAGCAGAACCACTCGTCTATTAGCATGTAAACAGGGATCAGATTCCCATGGAGGATTGGCATTCCCAGCATTGTCACCACTGCTAAAGCCAGAGCAGAGAGGACGAGAACCCTTTCCTGAACGTACCAGGCGAGAGATGGAGCAAAGGGTAGCATTGCAGAAGAACTACCACctcgctctgctgctgctgccttgcatTGTGCTCTTGGCAGCTTGTGCTCTTAAGGTCTttaggggtgtgatggggttctggggtcccccaggctctgcaccctgtccgcaggcaggagagactCTTACTCAGcaagaaaacagcaggtttattagccgacaggacacagcatcctacagaggagtcagtacagcaggcagagacagccagtttcatccatgttggggagaggaggccccaaggggcccccagagctggggccttgccccctcctttgtctctctctccctcagcccagactaactgctttcaactcccagttccaattcaaacccctcaggcttcaccttctcctttgtctgcagtacaaaggtgttacctggtcgtcaaggttaccctcagcaggagccccacaccctctgtgagccactcacacacacacaggtatcccccacttcatcacatctctccccccttccagaccgaactgagcggggtcactcaactggtgacctggggaagttcggggctctccccttgtgacagggcattggctgtaccctctgttctcccctcgatgtgcaccacctccacatcatagtcctgctggggg
Proteins encoded in this window:
- the TMEM269 gene encoding transmembrane protein 269 isoform X1, whose translation is MWMVSPPSGLFHHVKKLFLSEQAGRAQALEFVRKNVANAISVANLIMGLSSILCNLNGQYHCACWLLLIGFLLDLADGAVARQLNACSALGAKLDDFADFTSFGLATALLLQAHGLLDGLLAIVYVLAVFARLCFFSSGIPFMYRGLPCPYASSLLTGTYLLTGGNLVLLRIVAIVMILFMVDQGFYPHDKVLESQLWKKMVYAGGILMVLFSSYSLVSLYYLVWSATYIFFPVALWSSKV
- the TMEM269 gene encoding transmembrane protein 269 isoform X2, which codes for MGLSSILCNLNGQYHCACWLLLIGFLLDLADGAVARQLNACSALGAKLDDFADFTSFGLATALLLQAHGLLDGLLAIVYVLAVFARLCFFSSGIPFMYRGLPCPYASSLLTGTYLLTGGNLVLLRIVAIVMILFMVDQGFYPHDKVLESQLWKKMVYAGGILMVLFSSYSLVSLYYLVWSATYIFFPVALWSSKV